The DNA segment GGCGTCGTCATCCCCGTCGATGGCGGCATCACCGTCCGGCCGTCCTGAGGCCGCGCGGGGCGCAACGTGACCCGCGCGGGCTCAGCGCCACGCGAACACCGGCTGCTCGAAGTGGTCGACCCGCGTCGCCCGGCCGTGCATGCCGACCTCGCGGAGCTGGTAGACGATCGCGGCGGTCGGCGCGTGTACGTGGGTCCCGACCATGGCGATCGAGATGACGGGCCGCTCGCTCTCGGGGATCGCGCGCAGGTGCGGCACGTCGGGATGCTCGAGCACGCCGAGCGGCACCCGGTGCACCGCGCTCACCTCGCGCGGATCGGGCGCCAACGTCTCGCTCTCCTCGGCCCACACGACGACGGGCGTGATGACGTACCCCGAGCGGGTCGGGTAGTCGTCGAGGCAGCCGAGCACCTGACCCGGCGCGGCCGCGAGGCCGACCTCCTCGGCGAGCTCGCGGAGCGCCGCCGCCGTCGCCGTCTCGCCGGGCTCGACGCGGCCGCCGGGAAGCGCCCATTGTCCGGCGTGCGACGAGAGCCGCGGGGCGCGCCGCGTGAGCAGGAAGCACGGCGCGCGGTCGTGGTCCGCGACGAGCGTCACCGCGACCGCGGCGTGGCGCCGGCCGTCGAGCGGCACGGCGAGGCGGTCGTGGCGCGCGAGGTGCGCGTGGATGCGGGAGGCGAGGTCGGCGCCGAACGCGGGGAGCATCGACGAGCGCCCTAGCGCACAACGCCCGCGGAGGTCGAACCCATGAAGGCCATGTGCATCCATCAAACGGGCGGTCCCGAGGCGATGCAACTCGACGATCTCCGGCGCTGAGCGTCGCACCGAGCGCTGCTCGCACCCCTTGCTTGACCAGTCGCCGCCGGCACGCAACAACGCCCGTATGCCGCGTGCCCGCCTCGCGAACGGGATCGAGCTCGCCTACGACGCCTTCGGCGACCCGACGAGCCCCCCGCTCGTCCTGATCATGGGGCTCGGCGCGCAGATGATCCTCTGGGAGGAGGATTTCTGCGCCGAGCTCGCCGCCGCCGGCTTCCACGTCGTCCGCTTCGACAACCGCGACGTCGGCCTGTCGACCCAGCTCGACGATCTCGGGGTGCCGAACGTCTTCGAGGCGATGCAGGCGGCATTCGCCGGGAAACCCGTCCAGGCGCCGTACCGCCTCGAAGACATGGCCGACGACACCGTGGCGCTCATGGACGTCCTCGGGATCGCGCGCGCCCACGTGGTCGGCGCGTCGATGGGCGGCATGATCGCGCAGACCATCGCGATCCGGCACCCCGACCGTCTCCTCAGCATGACCTCGATCATGTCGACGACCGGCGACATCACGCTGCCGCCGGCGACGCCGGAGGCGATGCGCGTCCTGCTGACGCCGCCGCCGGCGGACCGCGCGGGCAACGTCGCGCGCGCGCTCGAGGCGTGGAAGGTGATCGGCAGCCCGAAGTTCCCGCTCGACGAAGACCGCATGCGGGCGCTCTTCGAGCGCGCCTTCGACCGCGGCTACCATCCCGCGGGCGTGGCGCGGCAGATGGCCGCGATCATGGCGTCGGGCGACCGCACGGCGGCGCTCCGCTCGGTGCGGGTGCCGTCGCTCGTGATCCACGGCGACGCCGATCCGCTCGTGCGGGTCGAGGGCGGACGCGCCACCGCGGCGGCGATCCCGGGGGCGGAGCTCGTGATCGTCGAGGGCATGGGCCACGATCTCCCACCGGGCGTCTGGCGCGAGATCATCGACGCCGTCGGCGAGCTCGCCGAGCGCGCCCGCGCCCGCCGCGGCTGAGCCGCGCGGCGGCGCGACGCCACCCGCGATGCCGATCGAGCGCGGCTGCGACCTCTGCGAAGCGGCGCGGCTCACGCGCTGGTACTTCGAAGACGACGTCTGCTGGGTCGCCGACTGCGAGATCTGCGCGGTGCCGATGGTCGTCTGGCGCCGGCACGGCATCGACCCGCCGCCCGACGAGCTGGCGCACATGGCGGCGGCGCTCGGACGCGCCGCCGCCGGGCTCTTCGCGACCTGGGTGATCGACGGCCACCGCCGCAACATCCCCGACCATTGGCACGCGCACGCGCGTCCGAGCGGCCGGGCGGCGCTCGCGTGGTGGGCGCGCCGCCTGCGCTCGTGATTGACGGTCACCCTCGCGCCGAGTGAGAACCGCGGCATGAGCGCACTCACGACCGTCGACATCAGCCGCCCGCGCGAGCACGTCGCGCTCGTGACGCTCGATCGGCCCGCGGCCCTGAACGCCATGAACGCCGACCTGATCCGCGACCTGCACGCGGCGCTCGCGTCGCTCCGCGACGACCGTGGCTGCCGCGTGATCGTGCTGACGGGCGCGGGCCGCGCGTTCTGCGCCGGCCTCGACTTGAAGGAAGGCGCCACGCCGCCCGCGGCCGCCGGGCTCGGACGCGTGCAGTCGGGCCTCGTCGTGCAGCAGGCGATTGCCGGGCTGGTGCCGCTCATGCGCGGCATGCGCCAGCCGATCATCGCCGCCGTGAACGGCGCCGCGTCGGGCGGGGGACTGGCGCTCGCGCTGGCGAGCGACGTCCGCATCGCCGCCGCGTCGGCGCGCTTCAACGTGGCATTCGTGCGGATCGGGCTCTCGGGGTGCGACATCGGCGTCTCGTGGCTGCTGCCGCGGCTCATCGGCGCGTCGCGCGCCTACGAGCTCATGCTGACCGGCCGCTTCCTGCCGGCCGAGGAGGCGAAGACGATGGGCCTCGTGCTCGACGTCGTACCCGACGGCACGGTCGTCGACGCCGCGCTCGCGGAGGCGGACCTCATCGCCCGGAACAGCCCCTTCGGCGTGCAGATGACGAAGGAGGTCATGTGGAGCCAGCTCGAGATCGGCTCGCTCGCGGCCGGCATCGAGCTCGAGAACCGCACCCAGCTCCTCGCGAGCCACACCGGCGACATGATGGAGGCGGTCGCCGCCTTCCTCGCCAAACGGCCGCCGCAGTTCAACGACGAGTGAACGGGAGACTCCGATGAACCTGAACGGACGCATCGCCCTCGTGAGCGGCGGGAGCCGCGGCATCGGCCGCGCCATCGCCCTCGGCCTCGCCGCCGACGGCGCCGACGTCGCGATCAACTATCGCCACGATGAGGAGGCCGCGCGCGCCACCGTCGCCGCGATCGAGGCGCTCGGCCGCCGCGCCCGCGCTTACGCCGCCGACGTCGGCGACTGGGAGCAGTGCGCGGCGATGGCCGGGAGCGCCCTCGGCGACTTCGGCCGCTTCGACGTCCTGATCTGCAATGCCGGCGTCGCGTCGCGCGGCCAGACCGTCGTCGACACCGACCCGCGCGAACCGGACAAGCTCTGGAGGACGCACGTCTACGGCGCGTGGGCGCTCGCGAAGCTCGTCGTGCCCGGCATGCGGCAGGCGCCGCGCGGCGACGTCGTCATGATCTCGTCCGCCGCGACCCGGTACATGGCGCCGAACAGCGCGCCCTACACCATGGCGAAGGCCGCGCTCGAGGCGCTCGCCGTGACGCTCGCGAAGGAGGAGCGCCACCACGGCATCCACGTGAACGTCGTGGCGCCGGGCCTCGTCGACACCGACATGGGCCGCCGCCTCGTCAAGGGCGCCATGGGCGTCTCCGACATCCGTTCGATGGACGCCAGCAGCGCCTTCGGCCACGTGTGCACGCCGGAGGAGATCGCCGACGCCGTCCGCTTCCTCGTCTCGGAGCGCGCCGGCTACGTCACCGGCCAGCGCCTCGGCGTCGACGGCGGCCCGTTCTAGGTCCAGGTACGCGTAGCCATGTCGCCGCGCGAGCCCGAGGAGTACGGTCCGTCCATGAGCCAGCCGCAGCGCCACTACACGCTCGACGACTATTTCGCCGTCGAGGAGATGTCGCCCGTGAAGCACGAGTACTTCCAGGGTGAGATCTTCGCGATGGCGGGGGCCTCGTTCGATCACAATCGCATCGCCTCGAACGTCGTGGCCGTTCTGCATACGGCCTTGCGCGACACCGGTTGCGGCGCTTTTGGCAGCGATCTCCGCATCGCGACCGAGGGCGAGCTCTACACGTATCCCGACGTGTCCGTGATCTGCGGCGCGCCGGTGCTCGTGCCCGACCGCCCCGACACCGTGCGCAATCCGGTGCTGCTGGTCGAGGTGCTCTCGGACGCCACCCGGGACTACGATCGGGGCAAGAAGCTCGACGCCTACCGGCTGATCCCGTCACTCCGCGAGGTACTGCTGGTCGAGCAGACGAGGGTGCACGTCGACGTCTGGCGGCGGCGAGACGACGCGTCGTGGACGTCGTTCACGGCGACGGACCGCGACGCCACGTTGGCGCTCACCGCCGTACCGGTCGCGCTGCCGCTCCGTGAAGTCTATCGCGACGTCGTCGCGCGCTGAAGGCGCGCCATCCCATCGACGCCGGGACCCTGCGCGAGCGGAAACGCGGGCAGCAGCCGATCGGCGCTCTTGCCGGCGAGGATGATCTTCGTCTTCCCGGGCGCGAGACCCTGCTTCAGGATCACGCTCGTATCGGTGTTCCGGAAGGTCGTGGCGAACTGGACTTCCCAGCAGGCACCGCCACCGTTCGCGAGAGGCGCGCGAACGGTGGGATACATGACCGGGAGTGCCGGAGCTGGCAAGGTGTTTTCGCCGTCCGACGAGGCGAAACCCTCGGCGTTTCCTCGGGTGGGCGGCCCCGATTGTCGGCGCACGTCGGACGTGTCAAAGCGCTCGACCATGTCCCGCACGCCGCTCGTCATGGTCGCCCTCGCGACCTCGCTCGTCGCGGGGCTCCCCGCCGCGATCCCGGCCGCCGACCTTTCGGGCCTCGCCCCAACCCCGCTCCGCGCCGATCCCGACCGCCTCTGCGAAGCCTCCGCCGTCGTCGCCGGACGCGACGGCGCGGCCTGGGTCGTCGACCGCGCGATCGACGACACGCTCTTCGGGTTCTCCGTGAAGGCCGGCGCGCTCGTCGCCGTGAAGGAGCGGAACCTGAGCCTCTCCGCGATTCCGGCGCCGATGCGCCCCCACGACGTCGAGGCGGCGGCGATCGTCATCCGCTCGCTCGTGCTGGTCGGTTCGCATGCGCGGGGCGCGAGTTGCGAGGTCCGACCGGAACGCGAGCGCATCCTCGTCGCGGAGCTCGACCAGTCCGGCCCGGCCCTGCGGGAGCCGCGCGCGATCGACGATGCGCCGCTCATGGCGAGCCTGTGGGGCGCCGACGAGCGGACGTGCCTCGAGAGTCTGTTCACGCCGACCGGGCGGGCGATCGACGCGAGCCGCGCGCTCTGCCGTACGCTCGTGGCCGCCGAGCGCGCGGCGTCGAAGGACGCGTGCGGGACGCTCGCGATCGCGGGCGCGGCCGTCGTGGTGCAGGGCGCGCGCGAGCGCCTGTGGCTCGGGCTCCGCGCGCCGCTCGTCGACGGCAAGGCCGCACTCATCCGCATGGCGAATCTCGACGCGCTCCGCTTCGACATGGCCGCGCTCGTCGACCTCGGCGGCAGCGGCATCCGCGAGCTCGCCGGGCACGGCCGATCGCTCTTCGCGGTCGCCGGACCCGCGGTCGACGGGTCCGACCCCTTCGCGCTCTACGCCGTCACGCCGCGTTCCGACGAGACCTTCGACGCGCGCCGCCTGCGCGGCGACCTCATCCCCTCATCGGGCGGCCTGCTCCCGGCCGACGCCGGCCTCGTCGCGATCGTCGACGGCGCGGCCGGAAAGGACGGCGGGCCGTGCCGCGTACCGGCGCGGCAGTACCCGCTGAAAGACGCAAA comes from the Deltaproteobacteria bacterium genome and includes:
- a CDS encoding CoA pyrophosphatase, giving the protein MLPAFGADLASRIHAHLARHDRLAVPLDGRRHAAVAVTLVADHDRAPCFLLTRRAPRLSSHAGQWALPGGRVEPGETATAAALRELAEEVGLAAAPGQVLGCLDDYPTRSGYVITPVVVWAEESETLAPDPREVSAVHRVPLGVLEHPDVPHLRAIPESERPVISIAMVGTHVHAPTAAIVYQLREVGMHGRATRVDHFEQPVFAWR
- a CDS encoding alpha/beta fold hydrolase, which gives rise to MPRARLANGIELAYDAFGDPTSPPLVLIMGLGAQMILWEEDFCAELAAAGFHVVRFDNRDVGLSTQLDDLGVPNVFEAMQAAFAGKPVQAPYRLEDMADDTVALMDVLGIARAHVVGASMGGMIAQTIAIRHPDRLLSMTSIMSTTGDITLPPATPEAMRVLLTPPPADRAGNVARALEAWKVIGSPKFPLDEDRMRALFERAFDRGYHPAGVARQMAAIMASGDRTAALRSVRVPSLVIHGDADPLVRVEGGRATAAAIPGAELVIVEGMGHDLPPGVWREIIDAVGELAERARARRG
- a CDS encoding enoyl-CoA hydratase/isomerase family protein, yielding MSALTTVDISRPREHVALVTLDRPAALNAMNADLIRDLHAALASLRDDRGCRVIVLTGAGRAFCAGLDLKEGATPPAAAGLGRVQSGLVVQQAIAGLVPLMRGMRQPIIAAVNGAASGGGLALALASDVRIAAASARFNVAFVRIGLSGCDIGVSWLLPRLIGASRAYELMLTGRFLPAEEAKTMGLVLDVVPDGTVVDAALAEADLIARNSPFGVQMTKEVMWSQLEIGSLAAGIELENRTQLLASHTGDMMEAVAAFLAKRPPQFNDE
- a CDS encoding SDR family oxidoreductase encodes the protein MNLNGRIALVSGGSRGIGRAIALGLAADGADVAINYRHDEEAARATVAAIEALGRRARAYAADVGDWEQCAAMAGSALGDFGRFDVLICNAGVASRGQTVVDTDPREPDKLWRTHVYGAWALAKLVVPGMRQAPRGDVVMISSAATRYMAPNSAPYTMAKAALEALAVTLAKEERHHGIHVNVVAPGLVDTDMGRRLVKGAMGVSDIRSMDASSAFGHVCTPEEIADAVRFLVSERAGYVTGQRLGVDGGPF
- a CDS encoding Uma2 family endonuclease; this encodes MSPREPEEYGPSMSQPQRHYTLDDYFAVEEMSPVKHEYFQGEIFAMAGASFDHNRIASNVVAVLHTALRDTGCGAFGSDLRIATEGELYTYPDVSVICGAPVLVPDRPDTVRNPVLLVEVLSDATRDYDRGKKLDAYRLIPSLREVLLVEQTRVHVDVWRRRDDASWTSFTATDRDATLALTAVPVALPLREVYRDVVAR
- a CDS encoding DUF3616 domain-containing protein, with protein sequence MSRTPLVMVALATSLVAGLPAAIPAADLSGLAPTPLRADPDRLCEASAVVAGRDGAAWVVDRAIDDTLFGFSVKAGALVAVKERNLSLSAIPAPMRPHDVEAAAIVIRSLVLVGSHARGASCEVRPERERILVAELDQSGPALREPRAIDDAPLMASLWGADERTCLESLFTPTGRAIDASRALCRTLVAAERAASKDACGTLAIAGAAVVVQGARERLWLGLRAPLVDGKAALIRMANLDALRFDMAALVDLGGSGIRELAGHGRSLFAVAGPAVDGSDPFALYAVTPRSDETFDARRLRGDLIPSSGGLLPADAGLVAIVDGAAGKDGGPCRVPARQYPLKDANVAQ